Proteins encoded within one genomic window of Mesobacillus subterraneus:
- a CDS encoding Gfo/Idh/MocA family protein, translated as MLKVGVIGLGAIGQRLIKGFLEHPEMEIAAVCDSMEDRVKETAVELGDIPSYVDHQEMLENTQLDLVYVAVPPQFHHSVASDVLAKGIHILCEKPLANSIEEAESLLKQAEDAGGCPCDQFSAEL; from the coding sequence ATGCTGAAAGTCGGAGTAATTGGCCTTGGTGCAATAGGCCAGCGTTTGATTAAAGGTTTTCTTGAACACCCGGAGATGGAAATTGCGGCTGTATGTGATTCGATGGAAGATAGAGTAAAGGAAACGGCAGTCGAGCTTGGTGATATTCCGTCATATGTCGACCATCAGGAAATGCTTGAGAACACACAATTGGATCTTGTGTATGTCGCTGTGCCTCCTCAGTTCCACCATTCCGTAGCATCTGATGTACTTGCGAAAGGTATACATATTCTTTGTGAGAAGCCTCTTGCAAACTCTATAGAGGAGGCGGAAAGTCTATTAAAACAGGCGGAAGATGCGGGGGGTTGTCCATGCGATCAATTTTCCGCTGAACTATAG
- a CDS encoding Gfo/Idh/MocA family protein, whose amino-acid sequence MRGVVHAINFPLNYSAGTRTFEKLIKSNYVGKLRRVQLKMYFPEWPRPWQQNAWVASKEQGGYVLEVGVHFIQQLQKIFGPAEVKDVHIHFPEDPHASENAILAILKLADGTPVLIDGMSQIAGKEEIVFTAYGEDGTLSLLNWGELFGGKLGEEILPLEADHSLTDSLVDNLAKAIKGEEATIIDFAAGYEAQVILEQLRKG is encoded by the coding sequence ATGCGGGGGGTTGTCCATGCGATCAATTTTCCGCTGAACTATAGCGCTGGCACCAGGACGTTTGAAAAATTAATCAAGAGTAACTATGTTGGCAAGCTTAGAAGAGTTCAATTAAAGATGTACTTCCCGGAATGGCCTCGCCCGTGGCAGCAGAATGCGTGGGTTGCGAGCAAGGAACAGGGTGGCTATGTCCTGGAGGTTGGCGTTCACTTCATCCAACAGCTGCAAAAGATCTTCGGCCCAGCTGAGGTGAAGGATGTTCACATCCATTTCCCTGAAGACCCGCACGCGAGTGAAAATGCAATTCTTGCAATCTTGAAGCTAGCGGACGGTACACCGGTACTGATTGATGGCATGAGCCAAATTGCCGGCAAGGAGGAAATTGTGTTCACTGCCTACGGTGAAGATGGTACACTATCACTCTTGAATTGGGGCGAGCTATTCGGCGGCAAGCTTGGCGAGGAAATCCTGCCATTGGAAGCTGATCACTCCCTGACAGATTCATTGGTTGATAATCTTGCAAAAGCAATCAAAGGTGAAGAAGCTACGATCATTGATTTTGCCGCAGGTTATGAGGCACAGGTTATATTGGAGCAACTCAGGAAAGGTTGA